Proteins co-encoded in one Lacerta agilis isolate rLacAgi1 chromosome 6, rLacAgi1.pri, whole genome shotgun sequence genomic window:
- the LOC117048507 gene encoding zona pellucida-binding protein 2-like isoform X2 — MGQIALKSGYMSCWSAGVALGILVLLLCDGPGCGLHLELSDNGTPAGLARVRKTAGEMDIIFVHVGAKEFTIPCKSSEMDVVIGMNPTYNWSLENEETHPLSGDASLTLHDFHTDDSGLYVCTVSYTMDGQLHTKTFYHTVVGYHIRAELHVLLLFQCNSCDEELTHGFLKTLQEHLSEVVRHLHCELLLGAISCFPTIEKPLDEFNFQVELEVSPFGKGWDKFCSPKADALEFDCYNGAVLNNLQQAEEAITIFMKNNKRFPLGESATSRTSFVNTFLNFLEGGTCLEGYGQTQELQARCPDCCTVCPPGTYSVTAAGNCVPCPNGTYSLRYGATVCIRCYHNGSTLHPAARTAAECMNPEVPPTHGFPALLVTFVVLLLSCLCIIVLCCWCFRRSRKKKHDSFPKGDGETKQEKEITVLAVPDSPKDDSPLLPSLTLENAEKDDSPLLPSPTLENPDQEEGVMFPTPSNPEEEPGGAVLPPPLELEEQPVIENVVFPSSSPVSDFEST, encoded by the exons TTTGGGGATCCTAGTCCTGTTGCTGTGCGATGGCCCCG GCTGTGGACTTCACCTTGAGTTGTCTGACAATGGAACTCCTGCAGGACTGGCACGTGTTAGAAAGACAGCTGGAGAGATGG ACATCATCTTTGTTCACGTTGGTGCCAAGGAATTCACTATCCCCTGCAAGTCTTCAGAGATGGATGTTGTGATTGGTATGAATCCCACTTACAACTGGAGCCTGGAAAACGAAG AAAcccaccccctcagtggtgatgCTTCCCTGACTCTACATGATTTTCATACTGATGACAGTGGACTGTATGTCTGCACAGTCTCCTACACCATGGATGGCCAGCTCCATACTAAGACTTTCTATCATACAGTGGTGG GCTACCACATACGTGCAGAGCTGCACGTCCTACTGCTTTTTCAGTGCAACTCTTGCGATGAGGAATTGACACACGGGTTCCTGAAGACCCTGCAAGAGCATCTGAGTGAGGTGGTGCGCCACCTCCACTGTGAACTTCTGCTTGGCGCCATCAGCTGCTTCCCCACCATAGAGAAACCGTTGGATGAGTTCAACTTCCAGGTAGAGCTTGAAG TATCTCCTTTTGGGAAGGGCTGGGATAAGTTCTGCTCCCCCAAGGCTGATGCACTGGAATTTGATTGTTATAATGGAGCTGTCTTGAACAATCTGCAGCAG GCCGAGGAAGCAATAACCATATTCATGAAGAACAACAAACGTTTCCCCTTGGGAGAGTCGGCCACCTCCCGCACCTCCTTCGTCAACACCTTTCTCAACTTTCTGGAGGGTGGAACATGCCTGGAAGGTTATGGACAGACCCAGGAGCTACAGGCACGCTGTCCCGACTGCTGTA CCGTGTGCCCTCCTGGAACATATAGTGTGACTGCAGCTGGAAATTGTGTTCCCTGCCCAAACGGAACATACAGCCTGCGCTATGGGGCAACTGTGTGCATTCGGTGCTACCACAACGGGTCAACCTTGCATCCTGCTGCCAGAACAGCTGCGGAATGCATGAACCCAGAAG TCCCTCCAACACATGGGTTTCCTGCTCTGTTGGTGACCTTTGTCGTCCTGCTGCTTAGTTGCCTCTGTATCATTGTGCT CTGCTGCTGGTGCTTCCGCCgtagcaggaagaagaaacacgATTCTTTTCCTAAAGGCGATGGCGAGACCAAGCAGGAAAAAGAAATCACAGTCCTTGCTGTTCCGGACTCCCCAAAA GATGACTCTCCCCTGTTGCCTTCTCTCACTTTGGAGAATGCTGAAAAAGATGACTCTCCCTTGTTGCCTTCTCCCACTTTGGAGAATCCTGACCAAGAAGAAGGGGTCATGTTTCCAACTCCTTCCAATCCAGAGGAAGAGCCAGGTGGGGCTGTTTTGCCACCCCCTTTAGAGCTAGAAGAGCAGCCTGTTATTGAAAATGTTGTGTTCCCATCATCCTCGCCTGTCTCAGATTTTGAAAGTACATAA
- the LOC117048507 gene encoding zona pellucida-binding protein 2-like isoform X1, giving the protein MGQIALKSGYMSCWSAGVALGILVLLLCDGPGCGLHLELSDNGTPAGLARVRKTAGEMDIIFVHVGAKEFTIPCKSSEMDVVIGMNPTYNWSLENEETHPLSGDASLTLHDFHTDDSGLYVCTVSYTMDGQLHTKTFYHTVVGYHIRAELHVLLLFQCNSCDEELTHGFLKTLQEHLSEVVRHLHCELLLGAISCFPTIEKPLDEFNFQVELEVSPFGKGWDKFCSPKADALEFDCYNGAVLNNLQQAEEAITIFMKNNKRFPLGESATSRTSFVNTFLNFLEGGTCLEGYGQTQELQARCPDCCTVCPPGTYSVTAAGNCVPCPNGTYSLRYGATVCIRCYHNGSTLHPAARTAAECMNPEVPPTHGFPALLVTFVVLLLSCLCIIVLCCWCFRRSRKKKHDSFPKGDGETKQEKEITVLAVPDSPKDDSPLLPSLTLENPDKDDSPLLPSLTLENAEKDDSPLLPSPTLENPDQEEGVMFPTPSNPEEEPGGAVLPPPLELEEQPVIENVVFPSSSPVSDFEST; this is encoded by the exons TTTGGGGATCCTAGTCCTGTTGCTGTGCGATGGCCCCG GCTGTGGACTTCACCTTGAGTTGTCTGACAATGGAACTCCTGCAGGACTGGCACGTGTTAGAAAGACAGCTGGAGAGATGG ACATCATCTTTGTTCACGTTGGTGCCAAGGAATTCACTATCCCCTGCAAGTCTTCAGAGATGGATGTTGTGATTGGTATGAATCCCACTTACAACTGGAGCCTGGAAAACGAAG AAAcccaccccctcagtggtgatgCTTCCCTGACTCTACATGATTTTCATACTGATGACAGTGGACTGTATGTCTGCACAGTCTCCTACACCATGGATGGCCAGCTCCATACTAAGACTTTCTATCATACAGTGGTGG GCTACCACATACGTGCAGAGCTGCACGTCCTACTGCTTTTTCAGTGCAACTCTTGCGATGAGGAATTGACACACGGGTTCCTGAAGACCCTGCAAGAGCATCTGAGTGAGGTGGTGCGCCACCTCCACTGTGAACTTCTGCTTGGCGCCATCAGCTGCTTCCCCACCATAGAGAAACCGTTGGATGAGTTCAACTTCCAGGTAGAGCTTGAAG TATCTCCTTTTGGGAAGGGCTGGGATAAGTTCTGCTCCCCCAAGGCTGATGCACTGGAATTTGATTGTTATAATGGAGCTGTCTTGAACAATCTGCAGCAG GCCGAGGAAGCAATAACCATATTCATGAAGAACAACAAACGTTTCCCCTTGGGAGAGTCGGCCACCTCCCGCACCTCCTTCGTCAACACCTTTCTCAACTTTCTGGAGGGTGGAACATGCCTGGAAGGTTATGGACAGACCCAGGAGCTACAGGCACGCTGTCCCGACTGCTGTA CCGTGTGCCCTCCTGGAACATATAGTGTGACTGCAGCTGGAAATTGTGTTCCCTGCCCAAACGGAACATACAGCCTGCGCTATGGGGCAACTGTGTGCATTCGGTGCTACCACAACGGGTCAACCTTGCATCCTGCTGCCAGAACAGCTGCGGAATGCATGAACCCAGAAG TCCCTCCAACACATGGGTTTCCTGCTCTGTTGGTGACCTTTGTCGTCCTGCTGCTTAGTTGCCTCTGTATCATTGTGCT CTGCTGCTGGTGCTTCCGCCgtagcaggaagaagaaacacgATTCTTTTCCTAAAGGCGATGGCGAGACCAAGCAGGAAAAAGAAATCACAGTCCTTGCTGTTCCGGACTCCCCAAAAGATGACTCTCCCCTGTTGCCTTCTCTCACTTTGGAGAACCCTGACAAGGATGACTCTCCCCTGTTGCCTTCTCTCACTTTGGAGAATGCTGAAAAAGATGACTCTCCCTTGTTGCCTTCTCCCACTTTGGAGAATCCTGACCAAGAAGAAGGGGTCATGTTTCCAACTCCTTCCAATCCAGAGGAAGAGCCAGGTGGGGCTGTTTTGCCACCCCCTTTAGAGCTAGAAGAGCAGCCTGTTATTGAAAATGTTGTGTTCCCATCATCCTCGCCTGTCTCAGATTTTGAAAGTACATAA